One Bufo gargarizans isolate SCDJY-AF-19 chromosome 3, ASM1485885v1, whole genome shotgun sequence DNA segment encodes these proteins:
- the LOC122931364 gene encoding basic salivary proline-rich protein 3-like: MVPKSSLGAGSWGSSSCSRTIYESPRTSRVQRSTGPKKPPKPFQCDYGGPPPSVQRDYGGPPPSVQRDYGGPPPSVQRDYGGPPPSVQRDYGGRLPSVQRDYGGPPTSVQRDYEGPPPSVQRDYEGPPPSVQRDYEGPPPSVQRDYGGPPPSVQRDYGGPPPSVQRDYGRPPASVQRDYGGLPPSVQRDYGGPPASVQRDYGGPPPSVQRDYGGPLPSVQRDYGGRDDYHLFSSDYGGPPPSVPRDYGGPPTSVQRDYEGPPPSVQRDYEGPPPSVQRDYEGPPPSVQRDYGGPTPSVQRDYGGPPPSVQRDYGGLPASVQGDYGGLPPSVQRDYGGPPTSVQRDYGGPPTSVQRDYEGQPPSVQSDYGGPPSSVQLYYGGPPPFVQSDYGGPPPSVQLDYGGPPPSVTWKSAPRLFSGV; the protein is encoded by the exons CCACCAAAACCGTTTCAGTGTGACTATGGAGGACCACcgccatctgttcagcgtgactATGGAGGACCAccaccatctgttcagcgtgactATGGAGGACCAccaccatctgttcagcgtgactATGGAGGACCAccaccatctgttcagcgtgactATGGAGGACGActaccatctgttcagcgtgactATGGAGGACCACCAACATCTGTTCAGCGTGACTATGAAGGACCAccaccatctgttcagcgtgactATGAAGGACCAccaccatctgttcagcgtgactATGAAGGACCAccaccatctgttcagcgtgactATGGAGGACCCccaccatctgttcagcgtgactATGGAGGACCACCACCATCCGTTCAGCGTGACTATGGACGACCACCAGCATCCGTTCAGCGTGACTATGGAGGACTAccaccatctgttcagcgtgactATGGAGGACCACCAGCATCTGTTCAGCGTGACTATGGAGGACCAccaccatctgttcagcgtgactATGGAGGACCActaccatctgttcagcgtgactATGGAGGACGGGACGActaccatctgttcagc AGTGACTATGGAGGACCTCCACCATCTGTTCCGCGTGACTATGGAGGACCACCAACATCTGTTCAGCGTGACTATGAAGGACCAccaccatctgttcagcgtgactATGAAGGACCAccaccatctgttcagcgtgactATGAAGGACCAccaccatctgttcagcgtgactATGGAGGACCCAcgccatctgttcagcgtgactATGGAGGACCACCACCATCCGTTCAGCGTGACTATGGAGGACTACCAGCATCCGTTCAGGGTGACTATGGAGGACTAccaccatctgttcagcgtgactATGGAGGACCACCAACATCTGTTCAGCGTGACTATGGAGGACCACCAACATCTGTTCAGCGTGACTATGAAGGACAACCACCATCTGTTCAGAGTGACTATGGAGGACCACCATCATCTGTTCAGCTTTACTATGGAGGACCACCACCATTTGTTCAGAGTGACTATGGAGGACCACCACCATCTGTTCAGCTTGACTATGGAGGACCACCACCATCTGTGACATGGAAATCAGCTCCCAGATTGTTTAGTGGGGTCTGA